A genomic window from Cupriavidus basilensis includes:
- a CDS encoding chalcone isomerase family protein has product MFSRRTPFACEPLVRRAGLLALTLCVGAALAMAPEPARANEIEGMRIDDATRVGGKELQLNGTGLRSMFIIKGYVAALYLPEKARNATVVLGAHGPKRLQIRPLREVPSDAFIKALNEGIRENHSEVQFQRLSERLLQLRQTMEQMGTARKGDVINFDFSPDGGTVVAINGTPRGKPIPGEDFYQAVLRIFLGDHPVDRDLKRGLLGG; this is encoded by the coding sequence ATGTTTTCCCGTCGTACCCCGTTCGCGTGCGAACCGCTCGTCCGCCGCGCAGGCCTGCTGGCGCTCACCCTCTGCGTGGGCGCCGCCCTGGCCATGGCGCCGGAGCCCGCGCGCGCCAACGAAATCGAGGGCATGCGGATCGACGACGCCACACGGGTCGGCGGCAAGGAACTGCAGCTCAACGGCACCGGCCTGCGCTCGATGTTCATCATCAAGGGCTATGTGGCCGCCCTTTACCTGCCGGAGAAGGCGCGCAACGCGACCGTGGTGCTGGGCGCCCACGGTCCCAAGCGCCTGCAGATCCGGCCGTTGCGCGAGGTGCCATCCGATGCCTTTATCAAGGCGCTGAACGAAGGAATCCGCGAAAACCACAGCGAGGTCCAGTTCCAGAGGCTGTCCGAGCGCCTGCTCCAGCTGCGCCAGACCATGGAGCAGATGGGCACCGCTCGCAAGGGCGATGTGATCAATTTTGACTTTTCGCCCGATGGCGGCACCGTGGTCGCCATCAACGGCACGCCGCGCGGCAAGCCGATCCCGGGCGAAGATTTCTACCAGGCCGTGCTGCGCATCTTCCTTGGCGACCATCCGGTCGACCGGGATCTCAAGCGCGGGCTCCTGGGCGGTTAG
- a CDS encoding AEC family transporter, with product MSSALLLVPDFSLILIGWLLVRYSPFDRAFWAGVERLVYFVLFPALLLQSTNSARFDFSSTSAMLGLALLTTAFGMVGGYAVKWTMRLAPLDFASGLQTAFRFNSYIGLALASRLGGSEGLAMMAVIVGCTVPLCNVAAVWALARHGETRLWRELARNPLILATAGGLLTNLAGLHPPEVVGMTLARLGSASTALGLMTVGAGLQMSGVTGAVGPVAWWSGVKLVAMPCFAWAVGRLLPLTELQSQIVVLFASLPTASSAYILAVRMGGNGPMVAATISVMTVAAIVTTPFWLSLVS from the coding sequence ATGTCTTCTGCTCTCCTGTTGGTGCCGGATTTCAGCCTGATCCTGATCGGCTGGCTGCTGGTGCGCTATTCCCCGTTCGACCGCGCGTTCTGGGCTGGGGTGGAGCGCCTGGTGTACTTCGTGCTTTTCCCCGCGCTACTGTTGCAGTCCACCAACAGCGCCAGATTCGATTTTTCCTCCACGTCGGCCATGCTCGGCCTGGCGTTGTTGACCACCGCCTTCGGCATGGTGGGCGGCTATGCCGTCAAATGGACGATGCGGCTGGCGCCGCTCGATTTCGCCTCCGGCCTGCAGACCGCATTCCGCTTCAATTCCTATATCGGGCTGGCGCTGGCCTCGCGCCTGGGCGGCAGCGAGGGCCTGGCCATGATGGCGGTGATCGTCGGCTGCACGGTGCCGCTGTGCAATGTGGCCGCGGTATGGGCGCTGGCCCGTCACGGCGAGACCCGCCTGTGGCGCGAGCTGGCGCGCAACCCGCTGATCCTCGCTACCGCAGGGGGCTTGCTGACCAACCTGGCGGGCCTGCACCCGCCCGAGGTGGTGGGCATGACGCTGGCCCGGCTGGGCTCCGCATCCACCGCGCTGGGGCTGATGACAGTTGGCGCGGGCCTGCAGATGAGCGGGGTGACGGGGGCGGTCGGGCCGGTGGCGTGGTGGAGCGGCGTCAAGCTGGTGGCCATGCCCTGCTTTGCCTGGGCGGTGGGGCGCTTGCTGCCGCTGACCGAGCTGCAGTCGCAGATCGTGGTGCTGTTCGCCTCGCTGCCGACCGCGTCGAGCGCCTATATCCTGGCCGTGCGCATGGGCGGCAACGGGCCGATGGTGGCGGCGACGATCTCGGTGATGACCGTGGCGGCCATCGTCACCACGCCGTTCTGGCTGTCGCTCGTCAGTTAG
- the queG gene encoding tRNA epoxyqueuosine(34) reductase QueG: MIDRAAQAPTASPPPASSAAHGAAPGLAPPLASSVVHAGTDAAGLEALVGSIRAWGTELGFDALSIADVDLSRAEAGLLAWLAQGYHGDMDYMANHGLRRARPAELVPGTVRAIVARMPYLSAAGPHDWRAHELARLDDPATAVVSLYARGRDYHKVLRNRLQQLASRIEAAIGPFGYRVFTDSAPVMEVALAAQGGLGWRGKHTLLLDRDGGSMFFLGEILVDVPFPADAPEPGHCGNCRRCIDICPTQAILEPYRIDARRCISYLTIEHKGAIPEALRAPMGNRVYGCDDCQLACPWNKFAHRATLPDFDVRNGLDAPDMAELFGWTQAQFNQRLEGSPIRRIGHERWLRNLAVGLGNSLRAAVASGDTALATRIRAALGARQAEASPLVREHIDWALAQAPAN, encoded by the coding sequence ATGATCGACCGAGCAGCCCAGGCGCCAACCGCCTCGCCCCCTCCTGCCAGCAGCGCCGCCCACGGGGCGGCGCCTGGCCTTGCGCCGCCCTTGGCGTCGTCCGTTGTGCATGCAGGCACGGACGCCGCCGGGCTGGAGGCGCTGGTGGGCTCGATCCGGGCCTGGGGCACGGAGCTCGGCTTCGATGCGCTCAGCATTGCCGACGTGGATCTGAGCCGGGCTGAAGCAGGATTGTTGGCGTGGCTGGCGCAGGGCTACCACGGCGACATGGATTATATGGCGAACCACGGCTTGCGGCGCGCCCGTCCCGCCGAACTCGTGCCGGGCACGGTGCGCGCCATCGTGGCACGCATGCCGTACCTGAGCGCCGCGGGCCCGCACGACTGGCGCGCCCATGAACTCGCCCGGCTCGACGACCCCGCCACCGCCGTGGTCTCGCTCTACGCGCGGGGCCGCGATTATCACAAGGTGCTGCGCAACCGCCTGCAGCAGCTCGCCAGCCGCATCGAAGCCGCCATCGGCCCGTTCGGCTATCGTGTCTTCACAGACTCGGCGCCGGTGATGGAGGTGGCGCTGGCCGCGCAGGGCGGGCTGGGCTGGCGCGGCAAGCACACGCTGCTGCTCGACCGCGATGGCGGCTCGATGTTCTTCCTCGGCGAGATCCTGGTCGATGTGCCCTTCCCCGCCGACGCGCCGGAACCCGGCCACTGCGGCAATTGCCGCCGCTGCATCGATATCTGCCCGACCCAGGCCATCCTGGAGCCCTACCGGATCGACGCGCGCCGCTGCATCTCCTACCTGACCATCGAGCACAAGGGCGCCATCCCCGAGGCACTGCGCGCGCCAATGGGCAACCGCGTGTACGGCTGCGACGACTGCCAGCTGGCTTGCCCGTGGAACAAGTTCGCCCACCGTGCCACGTTGCCGGACTTCGACGTGCGCAATGGCTTGGACGCGCCCGACATGGCCGAGCTGTTCGGCTGGACGCAGGCGCAATTCAACCAGCGGCTGGAAGGCAGCCCGATCCGCCGCATCGGCCATGAACGCTGGCTGCGCAACCTGGCGGTAGGGCTGGGCAACAGCCTGCGCGCGGCCGTCGCCAGCGGCGACACGGCGCTGGCCACGCGCATCCGCGCGGCGCTCGGCGCGCGCCAGGCCGAGGCCAGCCCGCTGGTGCGCGAGCATATCGACTGGGCGCTGGCCCAGGCGCCCGCTAACTGA
- the tsaE gene encoding tRNA (adenosine(37)-N6)-threonylcarbamoyltransferase complex ATPase subunit type 1 TsaE — protein MPLLQERTLNLPDEAATARLGAALAEAVRNLPPQAVHLQLSGDLGAGKTTLSRAILRALGHAGKVRSPTYTLCEPYSVTRADGSPLTAYHFDLYRFADPEEWVDAGFRDCFAEPAVSLVEWPEKAGRLLGEPDLHLLLQSDISDADDAAERRIVTLRAYTQTGLILLCAC, from the coding sequence ATGCCCCTGCTCCAAGAACGCACACTCAACCTGCCCGACGAAGCGGCCACCGCCCGGCTGGGCGCGGCGCTGGCCGAGGCCGTGCGCAACCTGCCGCCCCAGGCCGTGCACCTGCAGCTCTCGGGCGACCTTGGCGCCGGCAAGACCACGCTGTCGCGCGCCATCCTGCGCGCGCTAGGCCACGCGGGCAAGGTGCGCAGCCCCACCTACACGCTTTGCGAGCCGTATTCGGTCACGCGTGCCGATGGCTCGCCGCTGACCGCCTACCACTTCGACTTGTACCGATTCGCCGATCCGGAGGAATGGGTCGACGCCGGTTTTCGTGATTGTTTTGCCGAACCGGCCGTGAGCCTGGTGGAGTGGCCGGAGAAAGCCGGGCGCTTGCTTGGGGAACCGGACCTGCACTTGTTGCTCCAATCGGACATCAGCGACGCCGACGACGCGGCCGAACGCCGTATCGTTACGCTTCGTGCCTATACTCAGACTGGACTTATCCTGCTTTGCGCATGCTGA
- a CDS encoding N-acetylmuramoyl-L-alanine amidase, with amino-acid sequence MLIKRLATDRPDDIQLARRKWLAQCLKAGAGSVVLTLAGPQIAFGAGIVAVRVWPAEEYTRVTIESDEPLAAVHQMIHGPDRLVVDIDGLDLSPTLRELVAKITSNDPYIQTVRVGQNRPRVVRLVFDLKENVSPQVFTLAPIGSYRNRLVFDLYPVNPPDPLWTLVRDTEDKQRRFAATQPPAGADGVSGAPASGEEDAIGALVRKFEGKGANPVPALPPMAAVKPRPPAPSSPALPSAPPLAQNSPPAALPANNPPADRSFKMRRLLTVAIDPGHGGEDPGATGASGSREKDVVLQIAQRLRAKIDSQPNMRAMMTRDADFFVPLNVRVQKARRVQADLFVSIHADAFLSPEAKGASVFALSERGASSTAARWMANKENASDLIGGANMGNKDAQVARVLLDLSTTAQINDSLQVGKAVLAEIGGVNRLHKGSVEQAGFAVLKAPDIPSILVETAFISNPEEERKLNDESHQEQLANAILRGIKNYFARNPPLAKNPSV; translated from the coding sequence ATGCTGATCAAGCGACTCGCCACCGACCGACCCGACGATATCCAGCTGGCCCGCCGCAAATGGCTGGCGCAGTGCCTCAAGGCCGGCGCCGGCAGCGTGGTGCTCACGCTGGCCGGGCCACAGATCGCCTTTGGCGCCGGCATCGTCGCGGTGCGGGTCTGGCCCGCCGAGGAATACACCCGCGTCACCATCGAATCCGATGAGCCGCTAGCCGCCGTCCACCAGATGATCCACGGCCCCGACCGGCTGGTGGTGGACATCGATGGCCTCGATCTCTCGCCCACCCTGCGCGAGCTGGTGGCCAAGATCACCTCCAACGATCCCTACATCCAGACCGTGCGCGTGGGCCAGAACCGGCCGCGCGTGGTGCGGCTGGTGTTCGACCTGAAGGAAAACGTCTCGCCGCAGGTGTTTACGCTGGCGCCGATTGGCAGTTACCGCAACCGCCTGGTGTTTGACCTGTATCCCGTCAACCCGCCGGATCCGTTGTGGACGCTGGTGCGCGACACCGAGGACAAGCAGCGCAGGTTTGCCGCCACGCAGCCCCCGGCCGGCGCGGACGGCGTGTCCGGCGCGCCTGCCTCCGGCGAGGAAGACGCCATTGGCGCACTGGTGCGCAAGTTCGAGGGCAAGGGCGCCAACCCGGTGCCGGCCCTGCCGCCGATGGCAGCCGTCAAGCCCAGGCCGCCGGCGCCTTCCTCGCCAGCGCTGCCATCGGCACCGCCGCTGGCGCAGAACAGCCCGCCTGCGGCCCTGCCTGCCAACAACCCGCCGGCGGACCGCTCCTTCAAGATGCGCCGCCTGCTGACCGTCGCGATCGATCCCGGCCATGGCGGCGAGGATCCGGGCGCCACCGGCGCGTCCGGCTCGCGCGAGAAAGACGTGGTGCTGCAGATCGCGCAGCGGCTGCGCGCCAAGATCGACTCCCAGCCCAATATGCGCGCCATGATGACGCGCGACGCGGACTTCTTCGTGCCGCTCAACGTACGCGTGCAGAAGGCGCGCCGGGTGCAGGCCGACCTGTTCGTGTCCATCCACGCCGATGCCTTCCTCTCGCCGGAAGCCAAGGGCGCCTCGGTGTTCGCCTTGTCCGAGCGCGGCGCGTCCAGCACCGCCGCGCGCTGGATGGCCAACAAGGAGAACGCCTCCGACCTGATCGGTGGCGCCAACATGGGCAACAAGGATGCGCAGGTGGCGCGGGTGCTGCTGGACTTGTCCACGACCGCGCAGATCAACGACAGCTTGCAGGTGGGCAAGGCTGTGCTGGCTGAGATCGGCGGCGTCAACCGGCTGCACAAGGGCAGCGTGGAGCAGGCGGGCTTTGCCGTGCTGAAGGCGCCGGATATCCCGTCGATCCTGGTCGAGACCGCTTTCATCAGCAATCCCGAGGAAGAGCGCAAGCTCAACGACGAGAGCCACCAGGAGCAACTGGCCAACGCCATCCTGCGTGGCATCAAGAACTACTTCGCGCGCAATCCGCCGCTGGCGAAGAATCCGTCGGTGTAA
- a CDS encoding bile acid:sodium symporter family protein, with protein sequence MSAILSPFKKIYDLIDGFVLIMLSAIGIALLAPQIGAGDGPLHLGMVTNLGVALVFFLHGAALSRDKLVAGARHWRLHAFVQSFTYIVFPVVGLALMFGLRNMLPAELLLGVFYLCALPSTVSSSVAMTSMARGNVPGAIFNATISGLIGMAVTPLLMGLVISASGASMPLGKALTGVALQLLLPFALGQLARPLIGSWLAKKKQITNKIDRGVIVLIVYSSFCDATAAGLWHKYSWETIGAVMALAAVLLVVILATTTFTARRLGFSVEDEITAVFCGSKKSLANGIPMAKILFAGHPALGLLVLPLMVYHQLQLIVCSVIASRYASRDALPDGATARA encoded by the coding sequence ATGTCCGCCATCCTCTCACCCTTCAAGAAAATCTACGACCTGATCGACGGGTTCGTATTGATCATGCTGAGCGCCATCGGCATCGCGCTGCTGGCCCCGCAAATCGGCGCCGGCGACGGCCCGCTGCACCTGGGCATGGTCACCAACCTGGGCGTGGCCCTGGTGTTCTTCCTGCACGGCGCCGCGCTGTCGCGCGACAAGCTGGTGGCCGGCGCGCGCCACTGGCGCCTGCATGCGTTCGTGCAGAGCTTCACCTACATCGTCTTCCCGGTGGTCGGGCTGGCGTTGATGTTTGGCCTGCGCAACATGCTGCCCGCCGAGCTGCTGCTGGGCGTGTTCTACCTGTGCGCGCTGCCGTCCACCGTGTCGTCGTCCGTGGCGATGACCTCGATGGCGCGCGGCAACGTGCCCGGCGCGATCTTCAATGCCACCATCTCGGGCCTGATCGGCATGGCCGTCACGCCGCTTTTGATGGGCCTGGTGATCAGCGCCAGCGGCGCCTCTATGCCGCTGGGCAAGGCGCTGACCGGCGTGGCGCTGCAACTGCTGCTGCCGTTCGCGCTCGGCCAGCTGGCCCGCCCGCTGATCGGCAGCTGGCTGGCCAAGAAGAAGCAGATCACCAACAAGATCGACCGCGGCGTGATCGTGCTGATCGTGTATTCGTCGTTCTGCGACGCCACCGCCGCCGGCCTGTGGCACAAGTACAGCTGGGAAACCATCGGGGCCGTCATGGCGCTCGCCGCCGTGCTGCTGGTGGTGATCCTGGCCACCACCACCTTCACGGCGCGCCGCCTCGGCTTCTCGGTGGAAGATGAGATCACCGCGGTGTTCTGCGGCTCCAAGAAAAGCCTGGCCAACGGCATCCCGATGGCCAAGATCCTGTTTGCCGGCCATCCGGCGCTGGGCCTGCTGGTGCTGCCGCTGATGGTCTACCACCAGTTGCAACTGATCGTGTGCTCGGTGATTGCCTCGCGTTACGCCAGCCGCGACGCGCTGCCCGACGGGGCTACCGCCCGCGCCTGA
- a CDS encoding LysR family transcriptional regulator: MNYTLRQLRVFLAVVGHGSFSRAADAVGLTQPAVSRGVAELEEALGVRLLDRTTREVVVTDAGQALAPAIERLLGQLDDTLEETRQLGERYRGRVVIASAPTISARLMPLYVSTCARQYPDIRLSVRDNVQADGLEQIRAGAVDFGVLIDPLAHEGLTIAPLATDPFCFVCRRDHPLANADSVPWSALDGIPLVLLDFASGSRPLIDRIFASHGVAPSVVQELGHSASVFGMVEAGIGASVLPSFSLPLPAASPLVWRPLTPREERRIVMVCREDRSLSPSAAAVWQMVQSLPLPAEPAMPQ, from the coding sequence ATGAATTACACATTGCGCCAGTTGCGCGTCTTCCTCGCTGTGGTCGGGCATGGCAGTTTCAGCCGTGCCGCGGACGCTGTTGGCCTGACGCAGCCCGCGGTCAGCCGGGGTGTTGCCGAGCTGGAAGAGGCACTTGGCGTGCGCTTGCTCGACCGCACCACGCGGGAGGTGGTGGTGACCGACGCGGGGCAGGCCCTGGCGCCTGCCATCGAGCGCCTGCTTGGCCAGCTGGACGATACGCTGGAAGAAACGCGTCAGCTTGGAGAGCGCTATCGTGGCCGGGTCGTGATTGCCAGCGCACCCACGATCTCCGCGCGGCTGATGCCGCTGTATGTGTCGACCTGCGCGCGCCAGTATCCGGATATCCGCCTCAGCGTGCGCGACAACGTGCAGGCCGATGGCCTCGAACAGATCCGCGCGGGGGCTGTGGACTTTGGCGTATTGATCGATCCGTTGGCGCATGAAGGCTTGACCATCGCGCCGCTGGCCACCGATCCGTTTTGCTTCGTGTGCCGGCGTGATCACCCGCTGGCCAATGCCGACTCGGTGCCGTGGTCCGCGCTGGACGGCATACCGCTGGTGCTGCTGGATTTCGCCTCGGGCAGCCGGCCCCTGATCGACCGCATTTTCGCCAGCCATGGCGTGGCGCCCAGCGTGGTGCAGGAGCTGGGGCATTCAGCCAGCGTGTTTGGCATGGTCGAGGCCGGCATCGGCGCTTCGGTCCTGCCCTCGTTCTCGCTGCCGTTGCCGGCGGCCTCTCCTCTGGTCTGGCGGCCGCTCACGCCGCGCGAGGAGCGGCGCATCGTCATGGTCTGCCGGGAAGACCGCTCCCTGTCGCCCTCGGCCGCCGCCGTGTGGCAGATGGTACAGAGCCTGCCATTGCCGGCCGAACCGGCCATGCCGCAATGA
- a CDS encoding class I SAM-dependent methyltransferase, producing the protein MQQQELVAAQFGATASAYLTSAVHAQGADLQQLAQELAVLPAAQVLDLGCGAGHASFAAAGVAAQVTAYDLSAEMLAVVQGAARDKGLANIRTRQGAAESLPFDDASFDAVISRMSAHHWRNVPAALAQMYRVLKPGGKVVLIDIAGSDDPLPDTWLQSVELLRDPSHIRDYTGTEWKAMLETAGFTASVSPAWRIELEFATWVQRMRTPPVAVAAIQHLWQLAPAEVRDHYLVKADGSFALEAVMVTATRG; encoded by the coding sequence ATGCAACAACAAGAACTCGTTGCCGCCCAGTTCGGCGCCACCGCCAGCGCCTACCTCACCAGCGCGGTCCACGCCCAGGGCGCGGACCTGCAGCAGCTTGCACAGGAACTGGCGGTGCTGCCGGCGGCGCAGGTGCTCGACCTGGGATGCGGCGCGGGCCACGCCAGCTTTGCCGCAGCGGGGGTCGCGGCGCAAGTGACGGCTTACGACCTGTCCGCGGAAATGCTGGCGGTCGTGCAAGGCGCGGCGCGCGACAAGGGACTGGCGAACATCCGCACCCGCCAGGGCGCCGCGGAATCGCTGCCCTTCGACGATGCCAGCTTCGACGCGGTGATCTCGCGCATGAGCGCGCACCACTGGCGCAATGTGCCGGCGGCGCTGGCGCAGATGTACCGGGTGCTCAAGCCGGGCGGCAAGGTCGTGCTGATCGATATCGCCGGCTCGGACGACCCGCTACCCGACACTTGGCTGCAATCGGTGGAGTTGCTGCGCGACCCGTCGCATATCCGTGACTACACCGGTACCGAGTGGAAAGCGATGCTGGAGACGGCGGGCTTCACGGCCAGCGTTTCGCCGGCCTGGCGCATCGAGCTGGAGTTCGCCACCTGGGTGCAGCGCATGCGCACGCCGCCCGTGGCGGTAGCCGCCATCCAGCACCTGTGGCAACTGGCGCCGGCGGAAGTACGCGACCACTACCTCGTCAAGGCCGACGGCAGCTTTGCACTGGAAGCGGTGATGGTCACGGCGACGCGCGGCTAA
- a CDS encoding helix-turn-helix transcriptional regulator has protein sequence MTEYAPPDPARPHELTREAVLGRFLRAHRERLAPAEVGLAPGRRRRTPGLRREELAQLAGLSATWVTWLEQGRPVALSARALASLAGALRLSRAERAYLFELAGRRDPMQAQDEHAPAAVLASVEAINGPAYLLDRQWSALAWNAAAADLFVGWLDPASEDRNLLRSMFLSPGLQALVEDWPHRAARLVSEFRAHSIRHADDPPMRALVEGLIAQSPVFRADWLSQDVEERQGGRRGFQHPLRGLLHFEQLTLVPAAAPGLTLVMLMPA, from the coding sequence ATGACAGAATACGCGCCCCCCGATCCCGCCAGGCCACACGAACTGACGCGCGAAGCCGTGCTGGGCCGCTTCCTGCGGGCGCACCGCGAGCGCCTGGCCCCCGCCGAAGTCGGCCTGGCCCCCGGCCGGCGGCGGCGCACGCCGGGCTTGCGCCGCGAGGAGCTGGCGCAGCTCGCCGGCCTGAGCGCCACCTGGGTGACGTGGCTGGAACAGGGCCGGCCGGTGGCGCTATCGGCCCGCGCGCTGGCCAGCCTGGCAGGCGCACTGCGGCTGTCGCGCGCGGAACGGGCCTACCTGTTCGAGCTGGCTGGACGGCGCGACCCTATGCAGGCGCAGGACGAACACGCGCCGGCAGCAGTCCTCGCCAGCGTGGAGGCCATCAACGGCCCGGCTTACCTGCTGGACCGGCAATGGAGCGCGCTAGCCTGGAATGCCGCCGCCGCCGACCTGTTCGTGGGCTGGCTCGATCCCGCCAGCGAAGACCGCAACCTGCTGCGCAGCATGTTTTTATCGCCGGGTTTGCAGGCATTGGTGGAGGACTGGCCGCACCGGGCGGCGCGGCTGGTGTCGGAGTTTCGCGCGCACAGCATCCGCCATGCCGACGATCCGCCGATGCGCGCGCTGGTGGAGGGGCTCATTGCGCAGAGCCCGGTGTTCCGGGCCGACTGGCTGTCGCAGGATGTGGAAGAGCGGCAGGGCGGGCGCCGCGGCTTTCAGCATCCATTGCGCGGGCTGTTGCATTTCGAGCAGCTCACGCTGGTGCCGGCCGCCGCGCCGGGCCTGACGCTGGTGATGCTGATGCCGGCGTGA
- a CDS encoding 3-hydroxyacyl-CoA dehydrogenase codes for MEIRDNVFIVTGGASGLGEGSARMLAAAGGKVVIADLNEAAGTALAAELGGKFVRCDVSSEADGQATVAAATTLGRLAGLVNCAGIATANKTVGKNGPHPLDAFDKTIRVNLIGTFNMIRLAAAAMVQNTPDAQGERGVIINTASVAAFDGQIGQAAYAASKGGVVAMTLAIARDLSRDGVRCMTIAPGLFETPMLLGMPQEVQDALGKMVPFPPRLGRPAEYAKLVESIIANTMLNGEVIRLDGAIRMQPK; via the coding sequence ATGGAAATCCGCGACAACGTATTTATCGTCACCGGCGGCGCCTCCGGGCTCGGCGAGGGCAGCGCCCGCATGCTGGCCGCCGCGGGCGGCAAGGTTGTGATCGCCGACCTTAACGAAGCCGCCGGCACCGCGCTGGCCGCCGAGCTGGGCGGGAAGTTCGTGCGCTGCGACGTCAGCAGCGAGGCCGACGGGCAAGCCACCGTGGCGGCAGCCACCACGCTGGGCCGCCTGGCCGGGCTGGTCAATTGCGCCGGCATTGCCACCGCCAACAAGACGGTGGGCAAGAACGGCCCGCACCCGCTCGACGCCTTCGACAAGACCATCCGCGTCAACCTGATCGGCACCTTCAACATGATCCGGCTGGCTGCCGCGGCCATGGTGCAGAACACGCCCGACGCGCAAGGCGAGCGTGGCGTGATCATCAATACAGCGTCGGTGGCGGCCTTCGACGGCCAGATCGGGCAGGCCGCCTACGCGGCCTCCAAGGGTGGCGTGGTCGCCATGACGCTGGCCATCGCGCGCGACCTGTCGCGCGACGGCGTGCGCTGCATGACGATTGCCCCGGGGCTGTTCGAGACGCCGATGCTGCTGGGCATGCCGCAGGAGGTGCAGGACGCGCTCGGCAAGATGGTGCCGTTCCCGCCACGCCTGGGGCGCCCGGCCGAGTACGCGAAGCTGGTGGAATCCATCATTGCCAACACCATGCTCAACGGCGAAGTGATCCGGCTCGACGGCGCCATCCGCATGCAGCCGAAGTAA
- the adk gene encoding adenylate kinase has product MRLILLGAPGAGKGTQAQFICEKFGIPQISTGDMLRAAVKAGTPLGVAAKKVMDAGGLVSDDIIIGLVKDRLQAADCKDGYLFDGFPRTIPQAEAMKEAGVAIDYVLEIDVPFDAIIERMSGRRVHVASGRTYHVKYNPPKVEGVDDTTGEALIQRDDDKEETVKKRLDVYSQQTRPLVDYYSKWAANGDAAAKVAPPQYRKIAGVGSVEDITSRVFEALK; this is encoded by the coding sequence ATGCGTTTGATCCTGTTGGGCGCGCCTGGCGCCGGCAAAGGCACGCAAGCCCAGTTCATCTGCGAGAAGTTCGGCATCCCCCAAATCTCCACTGGCGACATGCTGCGCGCCGCGGTGAAGGCTGGCACGCCGCTAGGCGTGGCCGCCAAGAAGGTGATGGACGCAGGTGGCCTGGTGTCGGACGACATCATCATCGGCCTGGTCAAGGACCGCCTGCAGGCGGCCGATTGCAAGGACGGCTATCTGTTCGATGGCTTCCCTCGCACCATTCCGCAGGCCGAGGCCATGAAGGAAGCCGGCGTGGCGATCGACTACGTGCTGGAAATCGACGTGCCCTTCGATGCCATCATCGAGCGCATGAGCGGGCGCCGCGTGCACGTGGCATCGGGCCGCACCTACCACGTCAAGTACAACCCGCCCAAGGTGGAAGGCGTGGACGACACCACCGGCGAAGCGCTGATCCAGCGCGACGACGACAAGGAAGAGACCGTCAAGAAGCGCCTCGACGTCTACTCCCAGCAGACCCGTCCGCTGGTGGATTACTACTCCAAGTGGGCCGCCAATGGCGACGCCGCCGCCAAGGTGGCACCGCCGCAGTACCGCAAGATCGCGGGCGTTGGCAGCGTGGAAGACATCACTTCGCGTGTGTTCGAAGCACTGAAGTAA
- the kdsB gene encoding 3-deoxy-manno-octulosonate cytidylyltransferase, giving the protein MSLPAFTVVIPARLASTRLPNKPLADIGGKPMIVRVAERAHASSAQRTVVATDAPEVAAACAAHGIEAVITRADHPSGTDRLAEVATLLGLPDDAIVVNVQGDEPLIEPSLIDEVALHLAHHADCAIATAAHPISEVAEVFNPNVVKVVCDAAGRALYFSRAPIPWARDAWAGVPAAAAATAQVALPAMPVLRHIGLYAYRAGFLRRFPTLALSPVEQTEALEQLRAMWHGERIGVLETAAVPAPGVDTQADLDRVRALWAQAMAQEGP; this is encoded by the coding sequence CGTCGTCATCCCGGCGCGCCTGGCCTCCACCCGGCTGCCCAACAAGCCGCTGGCCGATATCGGCGGCAAGCCCATGATCGTGCGCGTGGCCGAGCGCGCCCATGCCTCGTCGGCGCAGCGCACGGTGGTCGCCACCGACGCACCCGAAGTGGCGGCAGCCTGCGCGGCGCATGGCATCGAAGCCGTGATCACGCGTGCCGATCACCCCTCGGGCACCGACCGCCTAGCCGAAGTGGCGACATTGCTAGGCCTGCCGGACGACGCCATCGTGGTCAATGTGCAGGGCGACGAGCCGCTGATCGAGCCCAGCCTGATCGACGAGGTGGCGCTGCACCTGGCGCACCATGCCGATTGCGCCATCGCCACCGCCGCGCATCCGATCAGCGAAGTTGCCGAGGTGTTCAACCCCAATGTGGTGAAAGTGGTGTGCGATGCCGCCGGCCGCGCGCTGTATTTCTCCCGCGCGCCGATCCCCTGGGCCCGCGACGCCTGGGCGGGCGTTCCGGCCGCGGCGGCGGCCACCGCCCAGGTGGCTTTGCCGGCCATGCCGGTATTGCGCCACATTGGCCTGTATGCTTACCGCGCCGGATTCCTGCGGCGATTTCCCACGCTGGCGCTGTCGCCGGTGGAGCAGACGGAGGCCCTGGAGCAGCTGCGCGCGATGTGGCATGGCGAGCGCATCGGCGTGCTGGAAACGGCGGCTGTGCCCGCGCCGGGCGTCGACACGCAGGCCGACCTGGACCGCGTGCGTGCGCTGTGGGCGCAAGCCATGGCGCAGGAAGGCCCCTGA